A stretch of Mastacembelus armatus chromosome 1, fMasArm1.2, whole genome shotgun sequence DNA encodes these proteins:
- the LOC113128181 gene encoding uncharacterized protein LOC113128181 isoform X3, with protein sequence MEHQLFLPLFFKLTWIFVVFFPSVCSGTVRPQISLENTVFVAIRGEDLSIKCDLRKPANQSADVMICSSPSHKQIYRYNIPSTIGIADSNYKLILGLKNLTSSGQYYCEYQTAKAYWFLRVRDEEFISPALLSGYDAFLAWTESEHCVCVPDDGYHEPKMWDYTEVIIVAVFTGVLLVFSVVGSVYVFRGHWQITKCDKSDRQQKQNKERKEREIEKEDNADVTPAPSTSFYASLEPRPRSIYDVLDHSAANTEPDQQKAKPKKKEPSKTNIQTSQHQDKGIFESVYENF encoded by the exons ATGGAACATCAGCTgtttttgcctctttttttcAAGTTGACTTGGatatttgtagttttcttcCCTTCTGTATGCTCTGGTACGGTCAGGCCAC aAATATCCCTGgaaaacacagtgtttgtggCCATCAGAGGTGAAGATCTCAGTATTAAATGTGACCTCAGAAAACCAGCAAACCAAAGTGCAGACGTGATGATATGCTCCAGTCCTTCCCATAAACAGATATACAGATATAATATTCCCTCCACGATTGGCATTGCAGACAGCAATTATAAACTGATACTGGGGCTGAAAAACCTGACCAGTTCAGGACAATATTATTGTGAATATCAAACAGCCAAGGCATACTGGTTTCTTCGAGTGAGAG ATGAGGAATTTATCAGTCCAGCTCTGCTGTCTGGTTATGATGCATTCCTGGCATGGACTGAAAGtgaacactgtgtgtgtgttccagatGATGGCTATCACGAACCCAAAATGTGGGATTACACAGAAGTCATCATAGTGGCTGTTTTCACTGGTGTGCTGCTGGTTTTCAGTGTGGTTGGATCAGTGTACGTCTTCAGAGGGCACTGG CAAATCACCAAATGTGACAAAAGTGACAGAcaacaaaagcagaacaaagaaaggaaggagagagagattgaGAAAGAAGACAACGCAGATGTAACACCAGCTCCATCTACGTCTTTCTATGCT AGTCTAGAGCCTCGGCCCAGGTCCATTTATGATGTACTGGACCACTCAGCTGCCAACACAGAGCCAGACCAACAGAAAGCTAAACCTAAGAAAAAGGAACCCTCAAAAACG AACATACAAACCTCTCAACACCAGGATAAAGGCATATTTGAGTCTGTCTATGAGAATTTCTGA
- the LOC113128181 gene encoding 40-kDa huntingtin-associated protein-like isoform X2 — translation MAAEGDFLARYRAVSNKLKKRFLRKPNVAEASEQFGQLARELKQQDCLQYAAFCNLAMARCEQTLFNAPGEALALTDAARLFLSSEKENRALQAPGFDEHLQAALNCYSFAVKVYIEMNQPLMAASLCLELGNALKEMNRPGEAIVHFQRAAELQMQMPIEALLSLGEMATCKILTRDYDGALSVFTEMQLMCQERGLQLPGTSTPVGAFLDIVAKCEISRVFLLMLLEPPPQKLLPEHAQTLERYAWESFDPHSQVTFLPENVFLLLQSVVMACQEKDTESLKSLQTELW, via the exons ATGGCTGCGGAAGGTGATTTTCTGGCGAGATACCGTGCAGTTTCGAACAAACTGAAAAA GCGTTTTCTTCGGAAGCCAAATGTAGCAGAGGCAAGTGAGCAGTTTG GTCAGTTAGCCAGGGAGCTGAAGCAGCAGGACTGCCTGCAGTATGCTGCCTTCTGTAACCTGGCCATGGCTCG GTGTGAGCAGACTCTCTTTAACGCTCCTGGAGAGGCCCTGGCATTAACCGATGCCGCccgcctctttctctcctctgagAAGGAGAACAGGGCCCTGCAGGCCCCGGGCTTTGATGAGCACCTTCAGGCCGCACTCAACTGCTACAGTTTTGCCGTCAAG GTGTACATTGAAATGAACCAGCCTTTGATGGCAGCCAGTCTGTGTCTAGAACTTGGCAATGCACTCAAG GAGATGAACAGACCAGGAGAGGCTATTGTTCATTTTCAAAgggctgcagagctgcagatgcAGATGCCGATTGAAGCGCTGCTGTCACTGGGAGAAATGGCCACATGTAAAATCTTGACTC GGGATTATGATGGTGCTTTGTCAGTGTTCACAGAGATGCAGCTGATGTGCCAAGAAAGGGGACTGCAGCTACCTGGCACCAGCACCCCTGTTG GTGCATTTCTGGACATTGTTGCAAAATGTGAGATTTCCAGAGTCTTCCTGCTGATGCTGCTTGAG CCTCCACCTCAAAAGTTGTTACCAGAACATGCACAGACCCTGGAGAGATATGCATGGGAGTCCTTTGACCCTCACAGCCAAG TGACCTTCCTGCCTGAGAACGTTTTCCTACTCCTGCAGTCTGTAGTG ATGGCGTGTCAGGAGAAAGACACAGAGTCCCTAAAGTCTCTACAGACTGAGCTATGGTGa
- the LOC113128181 gene encoding 40-kDa huntingtin-associated protein-like isoform X1, whose product MAAEGDFLARYRAVSNKLKKRFLRKPNVAEASEQFGQLARELKQQDCLQYAAFCNLAMARCEQTLFNAPGEALALTDAARLFLSSEKENRALQAPGFDEHLQAALNCYSFAVKVYIEMNQPLMAASLCLELGNALKEMNRPGEAIVHFQRAAELQMQMPIEALLSLGEMATCKILTRDYDGALSVFTEMQLMCQERGLQLPGTSTPVGAFLDIVAKCEISRVFLLMLLEPPPQKLLPEHAQTLERYAWESFDPHSQVTFLPENVFLLLQSVVMACQEKDTESLKSLQTELWPFLTAEQNHLVHLVVQERITPSGQGI is encoded by the exons ATGGCTGCGGAAGGTGATTTTCTGGCGAGATACCGTGCAGTTTCGAACAAACTGAAAAA GCGTTTTCTTCGGAAGCCAAATGTAGCAGAGGCAAGTGAGCAGTTTG GTCAGTTAGCCAGGGAGCTGAAGCAGCAGGACTGCCTGCAGTATGCTGCCTTCTGTAACCTGGCCATGGCTCG GTGTGAGCAGACTCTCTTTAACGCTCCTGGAGAGGCCCTGGCATTAACCGATGCCGCccgcctctttctctcctctgagAAGGAGAACAGGGCCCTGCAGGCCCCGGGCTTTGATGAGCACCTTCAGGCCGCACTCAACTGCTACAGTTTTGCCGTCAAG GTGTACATTGAAATGAACCAGCCTTTGATGGCAGCCAGTCTGTGTCTAGAACTTGGCAATGCACTCAAG GAGATGAACAGACCAGGAGAGGCTATTGTTCATTTTCAAAgggctgcagagctgcagatgcAGATGCCGATTGAAGCGCTGCTGTCACTGGGAGAAATGGCCACATGTAAAATCTTGACTC GGGATTATGATGGTGCTTTGTCAGTGTTCACAGAGATGCAGCTGATGTGCCAAGAAAGGGGACTGCAGCTACCTGGCACCAGCACCCCTGTTG GTGCATTTCTGGACATTGTTGCAAAATGTGAGATTTCCAGAGTCTTCCTGCTGATGCTGCTTGAG CCTCCACCTCAAAAGTTGTTACCAGAACATGCACAGACCCTGGAGAGATATGCATGGGAGTCCTTTGACCCTCACAGCCAAG TGACCTTCCTGCCTGAGAACGTTTTCCTACTCCTGCAGTCTGTAGTG ATGGCGTGTCAGGAGAAAGACACAGAGTCCCTAAAGTCTCTACAGACTGAGCTATG GCCATTTCTGACTGCTGAGCAGAACCACCTTGTCCACCTGGTGGTTCAGGAGCGTATCACGCCGTCTGGCCAAGGCATTTAG
- the LOC113128182 gene encoding epithelial membrane protein 1 gives MLMLAGIVVLHITTIIVLLVATIDNAWWVTKSLSADLWGSWKLSSNVWQYTNLKVSQDGDEYLQTIQATSVLACIFAILAMFVFVAQLFTLPKGQRFTFTGILQIISCLCIMIAASIYTAKIHTNEKNGGYGHSYVLAWISFAFTFILAITYLVLRKKSE, from the exons ATGTTGATGCTGGCAGGAATCGTTGTTCTGCACATTACCACCATCATCGTGCTGTTGGTGGCCACCATCGATAAT GCCTGGTGGGTCACTAAATCACTGTCTGCTGACTTGTGGGGGAGTTGGAAGTTGAGCTCTAATGTTTGGCAATACACCAACCTGAAAGTCTCTCAAGATG gtGATGAATATCTCCAAACGATACAGGCCACCTCAGTGCTGGCCTGTATCTTTGCCATCTTggccatgtttgtgtttgtggcacAGCTCTTCACCCTGCCCAAAGGCCAGAGGTTCACCTTCACTGGCATTTTACAGATAATCTCTT GCCTGTGCATAATGATCGCAGCCTCCATCTACACGGCTAAGATTCACACCAATGAGAAAAACGGAGGGTACGGACACTCCTATGTTCTGGCATGGATCTCTTTTGCCTTCACCTTTATCTTAGCGATCACCTATCTTGTTCTGCGGAAGAAGAGTGAGTGA
- the LOC113128144 gene encoding zona pellucida sperm-binding protein 4: protein MSTTAPTPQMHSLQCLIERLVVFLPFAHPDSIQVQDQTNTWLFLSSVSPLCGYMLQFAQSAGLILHSPLPACHSLSRTPTAISLTLRFWDLSMGQYRTVDLQCPYESTSEIPAPHNPLISPSPPSTTKEISLLVVPKLEVSCSSHQMSVGLPSGPISRIVVQDIRGNQMSLQDAPKHCGYSASEGKDGKIRLSLELHSRCHMSVKGQMYIISVVYETVNGRRQAQLSCPVVIPQSERECNLPSEQHLPCGPSSLSKPQCVSVGCCFSEHPPACYYPMDECTIDHHFVFSVPASLTEPPLIPALLVANGNSTCKPEKVTPDYALFKIPLDGCGTRRVTVEEAVIYMVEVINRVQPISLNYGTITRDFPIRLLVECQFLPGPVMTVGYLVKTPTLGPGIETQGVFGVQLRIAKDEEYSSYYPQYHQPLQMLLGKPLYLEVRLVNAPDPSLVLLVHFCVAYPRSGQAVWVLLYNGCPNPLDPAMHQAVLSDPPSPQRQTRRFTISTFQFLTDGEVRDVEEEVGTVTLEFFK from the exons ATGTCGACCACAGCACCTACTCCCCAGATGCACAGTCTTCAGTGTCTAATAGAGAGGCTGGTTGTCTTCCTGCCTTTTGCTCACCCTGACTCCATCCAGGTCCAAG accaaacaaacacatggcTGTTCCTCTCCAGTGTGTCTCCGCTGTGTGGGTACATGCTACAATTTGCTCAGAGCGCTGGGCTGATCCTTCATTCTCCTCTGCCTGCCTGCCACAGCCTCTCACGG ACTCCCACGGCCATTTCCTTAACTCTGCGGTTCTGGGACCTGTCTATGGGACAGTACAGGACTGTGGACCTGCAATGCCCATATGAAAGTACCTCTGAAATTCCTGCACCACATAATCCATTGATTTCCCCTAGTCCACCCAGCACCACAAAGGAGATCAGCCTACTTGTTGTCCCGAAGCTTGAGGTCTCCTGCTCCTCCCATCAGATGAGTGTGGGGCTCCCCTCAGGTCCCATCTCTCGAATTGTTgttcaag ACATCAGAGGGAACCAGATGAGCCTCCAGGATGCCCCAAAGCACTGTGGGTATTCAGCAAGTGAAGGCAAAGATGGTAAAATCCGTCTGAGTCTGGAGTTACACTCACGCTGCCACATGAGTGTGAAG GGTCAGATGTACATCATCAGTGTCGTCTATGAGACAGTAAATGGAAGAAGGCAGGCTCAGCTTTCCTGTCCAGTTGTCATCCCACAGTCTGAAAGAG AGTGCAACCTTCCCAGTGAACAGCATCTCCCCTGTGGACCCAGCTCTCTGTCCAAGCCACAGTGTGTCTCCGTGGGCTGCTGCTTCAGCGAGCACCCCCCTGCCTGCTACTACCCCATGGATG AGTGCACTATTGACCACcactttgtcttctctgtgcCTGCCTCCCTCACGGAGCCCCCCCTCATCCCTGCCCTGCTTGTGGCTAATGGCAACTCCACCTGCAAACCTGAGAAAGTGACTCCTGACTACGCCTTGTTCAAGATCCCCTTGGATGGCTGCGGGACGCGCAGAGTG ACAGTGGAGGAAGCGGTGATATACATGGTGGAGGTCATCAACAGAGTTCAGCCAATCAGCCTCAACTATGGCACCATCACTAGAGATTTTCCCATCAG GTTGTTGGTGGAGTGCCAGTTTTTACCAGGACCTGTCATGACTGTGGGCTACCTGGTGAAAACTCCCACCCTTGGACCTGGCATTGAGACCCAGGGGGTGTTTGGAGTCCAGCTCAGGATTGCTAAAG ACGAAGAGTACAGCAGCTACTACCCTCAGTATCACCAGCCCCTGCAGATGCTGCTGGGGAAACCCCTCTACTTGGAAGTGCGGCTGGTTAACGCCCCAGATCCCAGTTTGGTGCTGCTGGTGCACTTTTGTGTGGCCTACCCTCGCTCTGGACAGGCTGTGTGGGTGCTGCTTTATAACGG ATGTCCCAACCCTCTGGATCCAGCCATGCATCAGGCTGTACTGTCTGATCCACCCTCTCCTCAGCGTCAGACCCGCCGCTTTACCATCAGTACCTTCCAGTTCCTTACCGATGGTGAGGTCAGGGATGTGGAAGAAGAGGTAGGAACAGTGACCCTTGAGTTCTTTAAATAA